A single genomic interval of Zingiber officinale cultivar Zhangliang chromosome 4A, Zo_v1.1, whole genome shotgun sequence harbors:
- the LOC121970031 gene encoding protein YABBY 4-like, translating into MSSSSAAFSLERLYPPPSEQLCYVHCNFCDTVLAVSVPYISFFKTVTVRCGHCTNLLSVNMRGLLLPAAANQLHHLSHACFNPPHQNLLEELQCQPPNLLPDPSSLCNANNSNSCNNGSSSSVINSNAAVSNSCDGNTMGPAANGMEDDQLPRTSMVNRPPEKRQRVPSAYNRFIKDEIQRIKAGNPDITHREAFSAAAKNWAHFPHIHFGLMPDQGLKKASLRQLPEGAEDVLPKEGFYPTAAVAVAAAAANTGVTPF; encoded by the exons ATGTCATCCTCCTCAGCCGCCTTTTCCTTGGAACGCCTCTACCCACCGCCTTCCGAGCAACTCTGCTACGTCCACTGTAACTTTTGCGACACCGTCCTTGCG GTAAGCGTGCCCTACATCAGTTTCTTCAAGACGGTAACGGTGAGGTGTGGCCACTGCACGAACCTCCTCTCGGTCAACATGAGAGGTCTTCTTCTCCCGGCCGCCGCCAACCAGCTTCACCACCTCAGCCATGCTTGCTTCAACCCGCCCCACCAAAACCTCCTG gaggagctacagtGCCAGCCTCCAAACTTACTGCCGGATCCGTCGTCACTATGCAATGCTAACAACAGCAACAGCTGCAACAACGGCAGCAGCAGCAGCGTAATCAACAGCAACGCCGCCGTTAGCAATAGCTGCGACGGCAACACTATGGGGCCTGCAGCGAATGGGATGGAAGATGACCAACTTCCACGCACCTCGATGGTCAACAGAC CTCCAGAGAAGAGGCAAAGAGTTCCATCTGCGTACAATCGCTTCATCAA GGACGAAATCCAACGTATTAAGGCTGGGAATCCCGACATCACGCACAGAGAAGCCTTCAGCGCTGCTGCAAAGAAC TGGGCCCACTTCCCGCACATCCATTTCGGCCTGATGCCCGATCAGGGTCTGAAGAAGGCCAGCTTGCGCCAGCTCCCG GAAGGCGCTGAGGATGTTCTTCCCAAGGAGGGCTTCTACCCCACAGCCGCTGTCGCTGTCGCTGCTGCTGCTGCAAACACGGGAGTCACTCCTTTCTAA